GCCTCCCCAACCACGGCGCATAATACCGTGCACCATGATAATAAAGCCCCGTCTCCTCATCCCGTTCTTTACCTGTGTAGCGGTACCGTTTTACAGCCGCTTTGATACTCTTATCCACCGCCTGATAAGAAGTACTTCCGTAGGGAGTATATTCCTCATAGGAAATAACATTAGCCTTATCATCCAATTCCAGACAAGCCGAACCAAGATGGTTGCCAAACTGAAACCGAATAAGTTGTGCAGGAGATTCATCATCGGGGTTAGTGATAGTCTTAGTCTCCACCAACGCAATCCGCTGCTTATCATCCATACAATGCAACGTCTCGCGCTCTAACTTGATGTCATTCCCATTGCTCTTAAATTCGCGGTAAATCTCAAACCCACCTAGATAAATTCGTTCATTCTTGCTCGTCCCGTTTTGCCGCTCCGTAACTTTACGAACCCGCTGACCACCAGCATCATAGACATAAAAGGTTCTCTCCGGCACTTTCTCCGGTGGCGGCGTATCATTCATAGCCTGCCGCGAAGTCGCACTCAACTGATCCTTGTAATCCCACTGCATCAGCGTCAGTTGAAAAAGGTCGTCTGCTGGGCATCATCCCGAATGCGGGTGATATTGCCTACAGGGTCGTAGGTATAAAACAAGTCCTGCAAGACCGCACCACCCCGCGTGGTCTTCAGATGCATTAACCGAAAGGTGTTCTCATCATATGTATATTCAGTTTTTGCGCCATTCCCGTATTCAATTAGGCTACGCTGTCCCTTCGCGTCATGGTCAATGTTCGTCACCGCATGGAAATTCGCCGCCTGCTGATCGAGTAACGCCGTTGGCTCTGTCGCTTCCTCCAGCCACACATCCATCCGCTCCAATAAATTCGCCTCATTGTAACCAGGGCGAATGACATTAAGTTTCGTATTCGGCTGGTTGCTATGGGGTGCAATTAACTGAATCGGTCGATTCAGCGCATCATTGCGGCTACTGCTGCTAAAGACTTCCGTTTCTAAGGCAGGATTACCCGACCAATCGGGGATGGTTTTGTAATCCTGAACCAGTTGGCGCTTACTGCTGGCTAAATTGCCCTTAAAGTCAAATGCCTCATTCGTAGCCACACCCGCACTATCGAAATGCTGATAAATCCTGCCCCGATGGTTGGTCGCGTCGCCTTGCCCTTCCCCATATATCGTCTTTTCCGCCAGTATTTCAGCTTCCGTACCAGCCTTAACAAATAATTGCGTCGGACGCTGTAACGCATCATAAGTAGTCCGCAGAACATGGTTACGGCTGTCCCACATGCGGATCGGCTTACCCGCCACATTATTGAGCATCCTGCGATCGCCTGCTTCCATACTAGCTTGATGAAGGCGATCGCCCAGCATATCATAGTCATATTTCATGACAATGCGATCGAGAGCATCCGTTACCGCACGCTGATTCCCCTCAATGTCGAATTCAACGTGGGTACGATATTTCTGGTCATTGCTATTGACATTTTTGCCATTATCTGCAACGGTCAGAAATGTGCGACCTAGCGTATCGAAATACGCAATAGTGGGAGTATCTGCGTGTTTTGCGGCTTTTTCTGCCGCGCCTTTTTCCTCCGCATCTAATGCCCCACTGATACGCTGTTGATACCAAGTAGGCAAATAATCCGCATCCGGCAGTTTAGTAAAAAATGCACCCACATCCGGATCGGTCTTGGGGTCAAAAGTCACCGTGTCGTTAACATCATAAGTTTTTTGCTGCCACGGGTCGAAGACGACTTTCTCGTAGGTATGGTTCGGATGCAGTGTGGCAACAACACGCTCAACAGGGTCATAAAACAGCGTACTGCTGACCCCATGTTTTTCAATACCGAATTTGTGCGTTGGACTGAAAAACGGCTCGTACTGCTTGACAGGCTTGCCCTTGTTATTGTAAATTGTCGATCCAGTGCCTACCCATCGTGGATCGAGGATGGGTGAGTTAGGCACATTTGGATCGAGAGGATCAGGTTCTGCTTGAACCTTAGTCTGTGCCTCGCGTCCAAAGCCGTCGGAATAGACAAAACTCAGCTGGACTTTAGATTGCTGCCCTGCCTCTAAGTCACTAATATGGGTTTCACGGGCGATCGCCGCTGCACAGACAGGAGTGCGATTCAAGTCATAAATAATCCGCGTCGTTGCTGTCCCTAAATGTTGTACCGCTAGCGATGCCAAAGGCACGCTTCGCGAACGCGGATTATTCGCATCAAAGAACGCTTTAATTTCATCCTCAGTCAGATCCGCGTTAAAGTTCGCAAACGTATCCCCTTTGGTTTCACCCTCCTTGCCCATAACAGCAGTACCAGCCACCATCCCCAAGGCATCAAATTTCGCTTGCGATCGATTGCCATTGGGGTCAGTGATTTCTTCCGGTTGCAGGGTGCGGTAATTGTTCCGAATTGCGATCGTATTATTGAGTGGATCGACCGTCCGAATCGCCAGTAAGTGGTAGGTGTCGTAGGTACTGATATAAAGATTACCAAATGGGTCTTTAATTTGAATGGGTAAATAGAACTGAGCCGGATCAAACGCCTGCCGACCAGATGGAATCCACAAGCCACCATCTTGCTGTACGTATTTTCCTTCGTTACTTAGTAATGTATTTAGCTCACCAGAATTTATCTTACTACTGTAAACCTGAGCCAGCAATCCCGGTGTAAACGCCAATTTGAAGCTCTCACACGGCAATGCAAGAGAGTCAATTTGCCCCAGTGGTAACGGGGTTGGGTCGGTGGTGTTGGCTTCGCTGTCTTTGCGGTAAAGTGTTCTAACACGCTCAATCAAACGCTTTTGCAACGTGCCAGATGTAGCAAGTGCTTCGTAAGCTATTTCGATCGCGGTTGGTAATTGGGTGCGAATGAAGTCTATTACGAAGTGAATTGTCGCAGATAAACCAGTAATTTCGTAAGTGCGTGTCTCAATTGGCACACCTATGCGATACCATTCTGGCTCGCCAGGTTTGTCATTTGGCTTATTCGTAACCTGATTTTCGGTGTAGGTAATTAGTGTTTTTGCTTGTTCGGGATAAGCAGGTTTTTTTCGAGGATAGGCGTTCGCGGAGCGTCTCCCTAGGAGAATCGCCACCGACTTTAGCCCATTGCCAAACTCATCTACTTCTAGTGTCATCGCATGGGTGACACGCGGATCATCCGGGTTGCGTTCGTAGTGATAATCGATGGTTTCGCGATCGTGGGCAAAGAACACCGCATGACGGTTCGTTATTCTTCCTTGCTCCAATCGAATTTCGTAATTTCGTTCTGAGACACTATAAGGATGGGGTTGTTTATCTGAACCATCCAGCGCGTAGATTTCTTGTCGCAGGATTCTGCCTTTGAGCGATCGACAGGCTTCGCGTTCTTCCTGCGCTGTCAATCCAGCAGGCAAAATCGTGTCAGGCAGCAGGGAAGCTTCAAATTTCGCCTCAATTATCTTTCGTTGTGCCTCAGTTGCACTTAGTGGCACTCGATACTGAGGTTCGCGATAGTATTCTTTCTGAGCAAAGAAACTGGAAATGTGTTCTCGATCAAAATAAACTCCAGTGTGAAACCAGGTCTTGGTATGCACGGGTGGCACAAAAGAAGCTGCATCGAGATTGGAACTGTCAGATGATGTTTCTCCAAGCTGAATCGTGCCAATCTCTTCTGTATCCCACTGTTCCACCATGCCAAAACCGCGAAATTCCCTTTCCACACCGTCGTAATAGCCGTGGTGATAGGCATAGCGAGTGACGAAACGGTTGCCACTGATGCGATCGTAAGTTTCTGTCCGTTCTACCACATGCACTGGGAAGGGCAGCCTCGTAATCCAGGGATTTCCCGCCGCCCGATCTTCCAAATAAAACCGGGTGGATGCTGCGTACTGCACCCGTGTCTCTGCCCCCAAATTATTTCGCATCGCCACCATCAAGTGAGGCTTTTTACCACCCATCAAGTCGATGTAGTGAATAGATTGACGGGCATAACTCGGCAATGGCGAAGACCAGACAATACACGCAGTGCCATTTCCCAGCAGATCCACCACATTGATTGATGCCAGGTTGTCAATTGTGGGGAAATTCGTCAAACTTGTAGGCTCGCTCCAACTATTGCCCGACTGGTTCAACCAAATGTGGATCGTTTCCTGTCCCAAGTAAAAGATGTCGGTTGTCCCCGATCCATCAATATCCCCCAGCCGAATCCGCTTCTGGTCAAACAGTTCTGGATGGTCAAAACAGGGCGAATTGCCCATCGTCACCCTCGCCCCGAACCGTCCATAGCCCAGGTTAGGCCAGTAACAAACTTCCCCATTGCGAATTCGCACCAGGTCAGTCAGCCCATCACCTTTCATATCTGCCAAATATATGGACTGAGCGGCATCGGCAAAGACTAATTCTGGTCCCTTCTCCTCATCCCATCCCTTGGGAACTCTCTGTGAGGGACCAAACCCAAGCTTATCCCATGATGGATACCAGACAAACACCTCATCCTCAGAAATCAAGATGTCTGCATGTCCATCACCATTGAGGTCAATAAACCGCAGATTCGGGTCATTCCAATTGATATTGGGGCAAGACTCAAAAGGCGTAAAGTTCTCCCAGTCCCCATTTTGAGTGCGCCGATAATATCCCGATAGCGGCTTGTTGAACTCCACTAGATACTTCTGCCCATCCCCTGCCAGATCCATCAGTTGCTGACCAAAGAGAAGGTTGGCTGTAGATGGCTTTGTCGCTACCACCTCAAGAGGAGCAAACTGTACAGTAGTTATGGCAGCAGGTTTAGGGGAATTTGAGCGCTCACCATAATTCAGCCGGATATTGCCGAGATTGCGCTTGTAAAACCAGGCATTCCCTTGCTCCGTCAGAATTCCTGATAGTCCTTCGCTGTCCAAATCCACCCACTGATATCGGGTTCCATCCAACCCAACTGGTAGGTTTTCCAGACTATGACCATCAACTGTGTAAACTGTCCCATCAATTTGGGGTGTGGTGTAAGTAAACTCCAGCGG
This region of Tolypothrix sp. NIES-4075 genomic DNA includes:
- a CDS encoding RHS repeat domain-containing protein, with the translated sequence MPERTFYVYDAGGQRVRKVTERQNGTSKNERIYLGGFEIYREFKSNGNDIKLERETLHCMDDKQRIALVETKTITNPDDESPAQLIRFQFGNHLGSACLELDDKANVISYEEYTPYGSTSYQAVDKSIKAAVKRYRYTGKERDEETGLYYHGARYYAPWLGR
- a CDS encoding toxin TcdB middle/N-terminal domain-containing protein, whose translation is SLPQEKNRLTQQVVSANRYLKSIHYGNQTPNESDWLFQVVFDYGEHDLENPTPEAVQSWRCRPDAFSSFRSGFEIRTYRLCQRVLMFHRFPEELGTDFYLVRSTDLTHRETPIATYLDAATQTGYVKQQASDRYLKKSLPPLEFTYTTPQIDGTVYTVDGHSLENLPVGLDGTRYQWVDLDSEGLSGILTEQGNAWFYKRNLGNIRLNYGERSNSPKPAAITTVQFAPLEVVATKPSTANLLFGQQLMDLAGDGQKYLVEFNKPLSGYYRRTQNGDWENFTPFESCPNINWNDPNLRFIDLNGDGHADILISEDEVFVWYPSWDKLGFGPSQRVPKGWDEEKGPELVFADAAQSIYLADMKGDGLTDLVRIRNGEVCYWPNLGYGRFGARVTMGNSPCFDHPELFDQKRIRLGDIDGSGTTDIFYLGQETIHIWLNQSGNSWSEPTSLTNFPTIDNLASINVVDLLGNGTACIVWSSPLPSYARQSIHYIDLMGGKKPHLMVAMRNNLGAETRVQYAASTRFYLEDRAAGNPWITRLPFPVHVVERTETYDRISGNRFVTRYAYHHGYYDGVEREFRGFGMVEQWDTEEIGTIQLGETSSDSSNLDAASFVPPVHTKTWFHTGVYFDREHISSFFAQKEYYREPQYRVPLSATEAQRKIIEAKFEASLLPDTILPAGLTAQEEREACRSLKGRILRQEIYALDGSDKQPHPYSVSERNYEIRLEQGRITNRHAVFFAHDRETIDYHYERNPDDPRVTHAMTLEVDEFGNGLKSVAILLGRRSANAYPRKKPAYPEQAKTLITYTENQVTNKPNDKPGEPEWYRIGVPIETRTYEITGLSATIHFVIDFIRTQLPTAIEIAYEALATSGTLQKRLIERVRTLYRKDSEANTTDPTPLPLGQIDSLALPCESFKLAFTPGLLAQVYSSKINSGELNTLLSNEGKYVQQDGGLWIPSGRQAFDPAQFYLPIQIKDPFGNLYISTYDTYHLLAIRTVDPLNNTIAIRNNYRTLQPEEITDPNGNRSQAKFDALGMVAGTAVMGKEGETKGDTFANFNADLTEDEIKAFFDANNPRSRSVPLASLAVQHLGTATTRIIYDLNRTPVCAAAIARETHISDLEAGQQSKVQLSFVYSDGFGREAQTKVQAEPDPLDPNVPNSPILDPRWVGTGSTIYNNKGKPVKQYEPFFSPTHKFGIEKHGVSSTLFYDPVERVVATLHPNHTYEKVVFDPWQQKTYDVNDTVTFDPKTDPDVGAFFTKLPDADYLPTWYQQRISGALDAEEKGAAEKAAKHADTPTIAYFDTLGRTFLTVADNGKNVNSNDQKYRTHVEFDIEGNQRAVTDALDRIVMKYDYDMLGDRLHQASMEAGDRRMLNNVAGKPIRMWDSRNHVLRTTYDALQRPTQLFVKAGTEAEILAEKTIYGEGQGDATNHRGRIYQHFDSAGVATNEAFDFKGNLASSKRQLVQDYKTIPDWSGNPALETEVFSSSSRNDALNRPIQLIAPHSNQPNTKLNVIRPGYNEANLLERMDVWLEEATEPTALLDQQAANFHAVTNIDHDAKGQRSLIEYGNGAKTEYTYDENTFRLMHLKTTRGGAVLQDLFYTYDPVGNITRIRDDAQQTTFFN